The Vulpes vulpes isolate BD-2025 chromosome 1, VulVul3, whole genome shotgun sequence genome contains the following window.
CTCTCCTGTATCTCCGctcaaatttccctcttcttttaaggacactaatTATTAGTTAGGGCCTACCCtaggccctaatccagtatggtCTCATCTTAATTTGATTAGATCGGCAAAGACCCTATagccaaataaggtcacattcttagGTTCCAGGTGGACATGAGTTTGGGGGGAACATTATCCAAACCCAGTAAAAACTCACCTTGTATAGCACAGTAAGAGTAGCACTGGCCCAGGAGTTAGAAGTCACTGATGCTCATTCTGCTTGTGCTACCAATTTTGTGGGATAGACTTTGGAGTTCACAAACAGGGGTTTCAatctcagctctgtcacttaaCCTTTTAAGCCTCCTtaccttacatttatttatttatttatttattgcagttttattctatttattttttttattgcagttttatacctttatttgacaatcagcgattagttctcatccacattaacagtctgtagatttttgaaagtggtgacaggTACGTAGGTAACCAGCGtgtagagcttgtttggtgaatcTTCATCCTCGTTACGTTTTCTGGACAACTGCACACGGTTACggtatggaacattccttattcctttggcccagacagctttgttgagcctggtgtcaatgcgcacatctggagttcccatctccttcatggcaaaTTTCCGGATCTCTTTGAGTGCCCGAGGGGCATGCTTCTTGAAACCCATTCCATGGATACGTTTGTGAATGTTGATGGTGTATTCTCTGGTCACTACCTCATTGATGGTAGAAcggcccttcttcttcttctcaccACCCTTCTTTGCGGGAGCCATTCTGCCGGGCCCTAGTTGGAAAGGAAGCCTTACCTTCATTTATTAACTGAGAATAATTATACCCTCCTTTAGGtcgggaaaaataagaaaatgcattttaaatccTTGGCATAGTGCTTAGTTCACTGTTGGTGCTTAAGCAATATTGGTTTTTCTCCTAACTGCTCCCTCTTACTTTCTCCACAAGAAAGTTAAGTGGGTTTATCTTCAGGATCCTTTAAGCTTCAAAGTTCTAACAGCTTCTttgaaattgtttcttttgctttgctctCATCCCTTTCCTGTTTAACAACTTAGCCTCTTCAAtctagcatttcctttttctcaccCATTGTCCTTCCAgtgtttttcttccaattttaatTCCTTGTGACTGGGATGGCAGTCATTCTGTCTGCCCAGGAACATTCCCGGTTTATGCCTGTTGTACCAATGTAATTATTGCTAATGCCCCCTGTTACTCTCAAGGCATCCTGGTTTTGAATGATGAGTTACATGGTTGCCCTACTTAGAGTTCTCATAGCACGTAGGCCTGGCTCTATCATTGCATGGTTCACAatgatgtttcatttttcattgttttgtaggTCTGGCTCTTTGGCAGAACTGAGGGCAGTAATTGAAAATGATTTTCTGTGCTTCCCCAAAGTCTAACACATACTTAGCACAAGGGAGGTGCTTATAAATGTTTGTTGGACGTGTGAGCACTCTTGAAATGTTGTTTCTCTCAATCTGTGCATAGAGGGTGCTcaatatataatgtttattatttttaaaatttatttatggagaacttactttttaaagtttttattttaattccagttagttaacacatacactgttatattattttcaagtgtacaatgtagtgattcatcaatatataatctttaaatggaaggaaatttCTGCCCTTTATGAAAGTGAGAAATGAACCCCCCAGAACactgttcctctctctgcctttctttttttgtgatcaTTAGCTCAGAGATCTCATTTTACCTACAGATTTGTgactcatttcttccttttgcctcACCCCTATCTattttgattctttgaaaacTGGAGTTATCCTTTTCAAGACTCCTGTGGGTGCTGTGGGTGACCTGCTTTCCAGTTGCTGGGTGCTTTGAGCAAGTGTACCTCCATGATTAAAATCTCCCCACCACCCTGAGCTCCTGAGGCTTTCTCTGCTTTGTTGTGTGTTTCAGAAACACTTTATCTGCCATCTTGTTTGTACCTTAGAGGCCACACCCTCTGCAGATTGCTTCATCCTGTGGCTGTGTCTATACAAGTGAAATTAAGTGGCTAATCAAATCAATGGTAGGTTTATTCTAGGCCTCAGAATCACTTTTGCCTGATTCTTCCTGTTGCTGTCAGTTCACTGCTTCAGCACCCCACCCCATTTTTGTTTGTGGGTTGGGATCTTCTCTGCCACAGGAATATTTTCTGGGCCTCATCATTTAGTTCAAATGGTGGAAAACATTTCCCTTCTTGAGGAATTATGAAATTGAATCCACCTGCATTGAGTAAATGGCTTACTCTTCCTGATGGTGGCTGAAAACCCTCACTGATTCAGCTTACACCAAACAATCATTGAGAACTTACTAAACATAAGTAATGATATGAATAATTATGATCTTCAGGAGTTCTGTGGAGGTGGTAGGGCATGCTGCTCAAACTGACTTTCATGAGAATCGGCTATATAAGCAGTAGAGTTGGTGCAGTCTCCAGCTGCAGCATCCTTGGACCAGCACCTGCTTCCACATTGCCAAGCCtcattctcccttttcttttctcactaGAGCCAGGTCATTtctgcccaacatgggactcctcTAATACATTATCTTTGCTTAGGGAGactcccaggcagcctggcttaGGATTTTTTCAAAGCTGCACTTCAGTCTCACCCTCTTATCACCCAGCACTCTTTCTTTCCCAAGGGTCAAGTCTGCATCATGGTCTGAAGACTCTCCCCACTTATGCTGGTAGcttctccttttaattcttcaTGGGCATTTCTCCTAAGAAAACTCCTCCATGACTCATTTTGTCTTGGCATCTGTTTCTTGGAAGAGTTGAGCTGACATAAGTTCTTAGTCTAGTAATGCAGAGGAAACACAAACAAATAACACAGAATACTCTTCATTCCATTCATCTTCAACCCTAAGTGGTAGGATTAAAGTATTATAGGGacatataatattttactttttaagattttaattctagtgtagttattgtacagtgttctattagtttcaggtgtacaatgtagtgatatAACAATTCTAGACAGTACTCAgcgctcatcatggtaagtgtactcacCATCCCCTTCACTTACTTCACCCATCTCCCtagccacctcccctctggtaaccaccagtttgttctctatagtaaagagtctgcttttgggtttgtctctttttatctttgttcatttgctttgtttcttaaattccacatgtaagtgaaatcatatgtctttctctggctgacttattttacttagcattttaccctctagatccatccatgttgttgcaaatggcaagatttcattttttatgtctgGGCTATGTTCCATTGTATTTATAATGCaatcttagattttaaaaaaggtgtATATGTCCCATAGTATGTTatttccttgagggcagagaccatggCCAATATAAttctttgtttagttttcagAACGTCTGTCATAGGTGATCAAGAAAAACACTTACGAAAATAGTAGAAGTAGCAATAATAATAGTTTGAAGTTCTCCCTATGCCAGACATTCGGTACtttccatatgtatatatttactcattcttATAATAACCTCACAAAGGAGGTAATGTTATTATGCtaattttgtagatgaggaaaatgaaagcagagaggtTAAATAGATTACTCAAGGTCACCCTAGATTTAGTGAGTGACCATGTCAGGGTTTGGATTCAGGGGGCTCTGATGCCCTGGATTTCCCTTGCTCTCATGCTCAGTCTTAGGGGCGATCTTTCAGTTTAGGCCAGGTCTTAGTCAACCTGGGAGGTTTGAGCAGTGTCGCTTCCTACGGGCTAGAGATAGGCTAGCTCAGAATCTTGTCCATGGGTTATCAGTTATAAGCATTTTATATGGCATCTTTAGGGGAAAGAAAAGTGATGACTTTAAGATGGATTTCTCCTTTCTTATTAGATTCTGTGGTCTAGAGTTGTGGAGTAAGAAAGTAtcaaagaagctagacacaaaagacctcATGTTAGATGATTCTATTCATATgtaatgtccagaataggcaaatccatagatgGAAAGTggattaatggttgccagggctGAGAGGAGGAGTTAGGGAGTAACTGCTAATGGATGTGAGGTTTCTTTTTtgggtaataaaaatgttctgtaatTAGATGGTAGTGATAGTCACAAACCCtttgaatacactaaaaacccACTGAATTGTGTATATACTTCAAAAGGCCAaatttttatgatatgtgaattatatcaataacaattatatgtatatgtagcaCAGAAATGCTCCCAGACTCTTCAAAAACTCAAACAATTGAGTAAGACGAAACTTTTCACATTAGAAGTATTTAATGTTAAACTAAATTATGATTCATGATTCTTACCATTTCTTCTGAGAAGCTCAATAGATTTCTTAGTCTAAAATGTGTACATACAATCCACGcttttagagtattttttttcaagatttcaaaaCAATCAATTTGGCTGTGGGTATCTGAACCAAATGGCCAAATTCCTAACTCCGGACTTAGTTCTAGATCTAGTTGTCAGACTCAGATGATGCCCTGATGATTACAGCAAACAGGATGACCTAGACAAGATTCCTGTTTTCATAAGTGGAGTTTGAGCAATTTCTGTCTCCAGGTGCCTGGCAGGGACATTGATTAAGAcattcctgaatttctctttggaACCAGGAGCTGTGGTAGTGCTGACCGCCAACACTACACACTCAGTTGGCTCCCATAGGTGCAGGAACGTCCTGTTCTTGGCAAAAGACAGAGAAGCTTTGACTCTCCCTGTAGGTGTGGGATGCCTCTGCAGGGCTGGGCTCCATGTTCCACCCTTAACTGTGACAGCCAGTTGCTGTAAAATTCTGGAATGAATTGGTTGTAGCATTTGCCTCAAATTTTTAACTGAAGGATGAGGTTAATGACAATGGATCCAGATGTGCCTGTGTGGGAAAGGAATTTGAAAGGACTTAGAGACAGGAAGTGACATAGAAATTCATGGCAGAGTTGGGACTAAATCCAGGTCTCTAAATTCCTAGTCTAGGattctttacattttactttGAAGTCTCACAAGTAACTATGTGGCCAAAGAAGTGGGAaccaaaagaaatagaacatgcaCTGATTTATGAACTCAGAACCTTATGCTATGCTATGTTATTTATGTAGCAACTCCCCAATCTGGcccttatatttctttcttctagcTTTCTCTCTAGgctattttctaaatgttttggGAATGTTTCCAAACATTTCTGAGGTTGAATCTCATAATTCAATTAATTTTATCTCTCATCTATTCCACAAACACTTTATGAATGTATTCTAAGCGTTGAGGTGGATAAAAGATAAGAAGGAACACAGCCTAACCTTGAGGCACTTACACTCTAGAAGAGGAAAAAACccataaacataaatatacacaGAACAGTTTCCGAGTTGATAAACAGAGTATATCTAAGATAATGAGCAGAGAAGATGGAGTGAGTAACGTCAGGGCCTGAAGCATCAAGGCAAAGAGATGGGGGTAGGCTCtacagaggaggtgacatctaaGTTGGGATTTGAAGAACAACAATTggaataaaaaagatgtttatttcatGCTTCTACTCAAGTACCAATTAATAAAGTTAATGAACCTGTATCGCAAATGCTTCTGGAAGAAATAGGCAGTACAAGTTGGAACTTAGGTTTCATGTTGAACAGCTCGCCAGGAATGTTTAGGACTTGGCTCAGAGACTGTTTAAGTAACACACCATTATTGAGAAGGCTACTGGCAAGCACTGCTGTCCCtgtagccagaaaaaaaagatgggttTGCCTGTAAAGGTTAGTCCAAGGGCAGTaacaatattattaatatttttttttagcatttatcaTGTCCTGCACTTTGAGTGTGTTACAGATATCTTGTTACTTAATCTCACATAAGAAACCTTATAAAGTAGATTCCAGTGAAGAAACAGAAGCTATATCCaagcagagaggttaagtaataaTTAGCCGAATGTCAGAGAACTAGAAAGTGGTgggccagaatttgaacccaggagtTGGTGTCACAGTCAGAACAGAGTTGGACTGTGAACCTGGATTCACCTGAATCCCTTAGGTCTCCCCCACAGAAGTCCTAATCAGGAGAACATGTGAGGTACATGGGATTGGACTGCTCAGTGAGTTACTTGCTGAATTCCTGCAAAGTGCTGAACAGCGTGTGAGGTTCCTTTTGGGGAAAGCAGAGACCCTGAGCTTGAACCCTGAAGGATAAAAACTGGAGGATAAAAACTAAGGTCCGGAAAGAGTAAGtgccttggccaaggtcacatggctagcgAGTAAGACCTAAAGCTTGAatgcatgacttttttttcttttaaaatttttatttttaagtaatctctacatccattGTGGGGCTCAGAGCCacagccccgagatcaagagtcacaagctctaccgactaagccagctaggtgccccactGAACACAGTACTTTAACATTGGAACCAGTGCTCTTTCTTCTACAATCCTTCTAGACAGATTTTGGCATTTACACATAGAAGAGTTAGCTCCTGCAGAACTAGAACCTAAACAAACATCTTACACAACTTTTAGGGTCAAGGTTTCATTGTATTTCTTTGTGACTTGGGATATCTTACTCCTAAAGTTAGCTGATGGTTGTGCCAGAAAAAAGCTCTTTTGAGACTGTGAGCCAGAAGGATTTCCAAGTCCCTTTTGATGTGACTTCTTACCCTCTTTTCTACTATTCTTCAGCTCTGACCCATGAACTACttgatatatgtttttttttttttttttacaatgaaaagcTCAGCTTACTTTTCAAATCATGCAGGTTCACATTCTTTCCATATTTCAATAACAATATACCTACAGAGTGAGCTAAGCTAATTTTTATATAGAGCAAAGTTAAAAATccatggttgaaagatctaaaattgtacatatttcctgacattaatgagaaaaatcaataaaacattgGTCAGTGacgacaaaaataaaaattaagtggagagctggaggaggaagcTAGTAAAAGGACTGGACTTGTGCGATATTCTGGAAAGCTGGTAGACTATTTGATTTATGTGTTCAGAGCTGTGAAGGTTTTGTGCCTTATTTTATTTGGTCACACAGCTGTATCTTGGGGTGTAGCTGAGACCAGCTTTATATCAACCAGTGATTGGAGGGGCTTCAGAAAGGGTTTCTGAAGAAAACTTTACGCCTGAAATCTTACCATTACAGTTTCATCCTTTTGAGTCCTAGAGCTTTTTCAAGAGTTGTCTTAAAATATAGTTACCCTTCAAAGTAGGAACATGTCCTACTGTTGCTTAAAATCGCAATGATTGACTAATGaatcatttactatttttaaatagtatttaccattttaaaatctcaatgaCTGACTAATCATTCATTTACTATATTTTGGGGGTTATCAATTCTTAGACTGTCAAGCAGGAATGACCTTCGGTATCACTGAGTCCTActctcactttatagatgaagggCGTTGAAGTCCTCAGAGGTGAAATGATTCCTAATATTAATTAGGAGAACAGGAATGAGAAATCAGAATGTTTTATTCCCATCCATTCTTCTGAAAgccattttttttacttcttgcaaagcatatgaacatatatatgtgtgtatatgtatacatatgtgtccattttctccataaaaatgtaaagaatatcAGAGCATGAAGgctaaaaagattaaaatcctttttctccttttccattcttCTGTGTCAATAGCGTTGGACCCTTttctatgtacatatatacatgagTATATACATAAGGTAATAATGAAATctagtttcttaaatattttaaaaaatattttatttatttattcatgagagacacagagaaatagagaggcagagacatgggcagagggagaagcaggctccatgcagggagcccgatcctgggactccaggatcacaccctgagccaaaggcagacacttaactgctgagccacccaggtgtccctagtttcTCCCATTTCATGTGTTCTTGCcacttgcttcattttattttaagcatttgtattttttttgcgtgatatatgcatattaaaaaattccaaggattaaaaaaaagtgaaaagtttCTCACCTACCTCTGGATCTCAATCATGCAGTTTTCCCTGGAGGCAACCAGCATTACTTACCAGTTTCTTGTGATTACCAGAGATTCTTTGCTCATAGAAGTCTTTATCctccttaaaagaaaaacccTCCCAAATTATAGCATATCATCGTGTTTATTTGtaccttacttttaaaaaaacttaatatttcttggagatcATTCCAAATTAGCAGACAAAATCTGCCTTTCTTTTAATGGTTGCAGCAGTATAGTATGTAGTATAGTTCtataatactgcattgtatggAGAGTGTAGCATTCCACGGCtttctcataatttatttaacctgtCACCTGCTGATTTAGTTTGTTTTCACTATTTACCTATTTGAAAATTGTTGCAATACATAACTCTGTATATAGAGTATTTCACATATATTAGAACATTTGTAGAATAAATTCCTGGAAGTGGCATTTCTGGGTCAGCTGTGTGCATTGGTAATCGAGACAGATGTCACTAAATTGCCCTGCTTGGAGGTTGTATCTAGCAATATATGAGAGCCACTTACCTTCCTAAGACTGTACGTAGAAATTTCGCTATGTTCTTCATCATGCCTTTTTGGTCTTCCACGGAATGGCTGCCTCACAATTTAAGTAATCCCTTATTGATGgactttatttccaattttttagtATTACAAACTATGCTGCACTGAGCATTCTTGTACCAGTTTATGAGCATCTCTGTAGGAAAttcctgaaagagaaagagctgcTTTAAAGGATATGCACATGTCCTATTCTGACAGATGATGCCACATTTCTCCATGAAGAGGCTGAAGCAAATCACACCCCACCAATGCATAACCAGGTATCGGTTTCCACACATTCTCACcaaaattcatttaatcttcccacTTTGATAGCTGAAAATTAAAGCAGggattacatttatatttctctgatccTGGTAATGTTGAAAATGTTTCATGTACTTATGGCCTGAAAAGGGTAGTCATTAAGAGCAAAGTCTGGAGTAAGATTGTGTGGATGCAGCTCCACTGCTCTCACTTGATGACTCTTTATAAGTAACCAACGGAGGCGGGGGTTACTTCATCTTTCTGAGCCCCAGAGGGATGTTCTGAGGATTTcatgagaaaatatctgcaaggTGCTTATATTAACTCCCTACTGAATATTAGCTCTAATTATTGttcttaatataattatttttctttcctcttctgggaaTTACCAATGTATATCCTTTGCCAATTTAAAGGAAATGGTTTGTCACTTGTTGATTCATATATACTCTCATATTCTGGTTACTAAGcactttttcttttgatatccatatTGGCaatactttctcctttttttgctgcttgttttcatgatttttaaaatataacacagaaagtttacatttttataggGTTGCATTATCAGTCAATCTAGTCTTCTGTGGATTTTGGGTTTTGTGAAAGCCTTTACTACTCCAGTATTATAGCTGTGTCCTTTCATAATTCCTTCTAatgctttaaatttcttttaaatgttgaattCCATAGGATAGCTATACcataagttttttattttcccatttcatttaatttcactgGAGAAAATTTATATCTATGTATTAAGTGTCCTCCTATCCAGGTAGGTGATAATTCATTtcatcttttcagtttctttttaaaatgcccttcatttttctttgtttaggtcttacacatttttttaactttactccTAGaccttttatagttttataactaCTGTGAAGAGAATAGTTTTTTGGATGTTTTCAACTACTTATGGTTCATCTggcagaaatgaatgaatttttctGTATTGCTAGCTTATCGGGTGATTTTTACTGAATTTTCCGAGTTCTAATTGTTTATTAAGTGATTCTATTGAATTTTCTAAGTGATAACATACATAGAGATAATAACAGTGGTTTAGTTTCTTTTcaatcctcttccttttcttttttttcattgtacTGAATCTTTGGTtgaatgttgaatagaaatagtGATGATAATagtgaaaataattctttttgttcctctcattttctctgtctcctttttttcttttttcttcctttttcctgccttcctagGACCCTTCAGAGGTGATGAGATATGAAGAAACCTCTTTCTTATTGCTTCTGAGAAAGTAGAAGTTTTGCTGGAAGCTCAGAATTTGTGACCCTCATGAGGTTTTCCCTCATAGCATCTGTGTTAATCTGCTAAATTGTCTCCATCCCCTAGAAGACTTTTGTCTTCAAAACCTTGTGGAAGATGTTTTCAGAGATTTATGGCAATTCCACATCATAGGACAATACAGTTGCTTTGTGCCCagagggcagtggttctcaaacctgatTCATTGCTGGAATCAATTACGAAGGATTATAAAGTCAAAGACCATCTTGACTGTACTCAGTCAGAATCTCTGATGATGGTACTTGGGAATTTCATAAATTGTCTCCGATAGTCACATTTGAGAACTATTATCTGTATTTCCAGCAGATATGCTTCACATTTAAACAAACATATGTAAATGTATACTTAATCTATATTCAGTGTAGCATCATCAGTATGTATGATCccctctagaagaaaacataccaTCAGTTTTGCTTATCTCTTCTCCCATCACCCCACTGTGTTGTAGTTATCTAAATTCTTTCCGGTTAGATGAATGTCATTGAGTCTTTGACAGGGGGTCACAGttgagaaaatgcaaaagataaaCATGGTTTAATATTTTCTCAAACTATCATTTCCATTATACTATTCATATACTGAAAGGAATTAGATCTGTTTTGAGGCAAACACAAGTCAAGAAGAAAGGCATGCTTTGTTGCAAGAGATCTGAATAGCCTAAacatatgtttttcttcttttttaagattttatttatttgagacagtgggagagagagagagagctagagaagaagaagaagaagaagaagaagaagaagaagaagaagaagaataagaataagaagaagaagaacaacaacaacaacaacaacaacaacaacaacaacggggaggggcagagggagagggagaagcagactccccactgagcagggagcccaatgtgctgCTTGGTCCTGGGATaatgagctgagccgaaggcagatgcttaactgactcagccacctaggcgccccccCAAACACATgtccttaaaatatttcttactgCTCTGCCTCACTTCAGCTGACAAGGCAATACATTTGTGGGACTTTTGAAAACTTTTGAAAACCAACTTCCCACCGGCATAACAGTAGTTTCAGAGTTTCAGTTAATAAACAGCATCAATAGCATGATGAGGGCCTTATTATCTTGTAGAAGCTGTACTGTTTCAATAAGGCAGCTTGGGGATTTCCTACGTAGCATAGTTTAGAATT
Protein-coding sequences here:
- the LOC112913757 gene encoding large ribosomal subunit protein eL31-like, with translation MAPAKKGGEKKKKGRSTINEVVTREYTINIHKRIHGMGFKKHAPRALKEIRKFAMKEMGTPDVRIDTRLNKAVWAKGIRNVPYRNRVQLSRKRNEDEDSPNKLYTLVTYVPVTTFKNLQTVNVDEN